A stretch of the Coprobacillus cateniformis genome encodes the following:
- a CDS encoding MurR/RpiR family transcriptional regulator: MRSAFYNLINFINMTNVHDVYWGAAKKILQNIYQIPQSTITEVADMCYVSTATISRLCRKLNYESFADFKNDVTMNLNFFNQDSKRLLFDHQLPARETINEGKEIFKDHFQNIIHNLQDTYDNIQYEDLMKVVDKIHESQRICFAGNFFTQSVSMQLQIALSYLGKDCTAMYPLEQQKEIYKSLDCNDLIIVSSIAGGFFQDHPDAMRALMKTPAYIIVITQLEEFSFSDRVDMILRVGNNHYSLIGKFSITYIFEVLEALYHLKYGTRK; this comes from the coding sequence GTGAGAAGTGCATTTTACAACTTAATTAATTTTATCAACATGACAAATGTGCATGATGTTTATTGGGGAGCTGCAAAAAAAATCCTTCAAAATATATATCAAATTCCACAGAGTACAATTACGGAAGTCGCTGATATGTGTTATGTGTCAACTGCAACGATTTCTCGTTTGTGTAGAAAACTTAATTATGAATCTTTTGCTGATTTCAAGAATGATGTCACAATGAATTTGAATTTCTTTAATCAGGATTCTAAACGTTTATTGTTTGATCATCAGTTACCAGCAAGAGAAACAATTAATGAAGGAAAAGAAATTTTTAAAGATCACTTTCAAAATATTATTCATAATCTACAAGATACATATGACAATATTCAGTATGAAGATTTAATGAAAGTTGTTGATAAAATTCATGAGTCACAAAGAATTTGTTTTGCAGGAAATTTCTTTACTCAATCTGTTTCTATGCAATTACAAATTGCCTTATCATATTTAGGAAAAGATTGTACTGCTATGTATCCTTTAGAACAGCAAAAAGAGATATATAAATCATTGGATTGTAATGATTTAATTATCGTTTCTTCAATTGCAGGAGGATTCTTCCAAGATCATCCTGATGCTATGAGAGCATTAATGAAAACTCCAGCCTATATTATTGTTATCACACAACTTGAAGAATTCTCATTTAGTGATAGAGTAGATATGATCTTACGAGTTGGAAACAATCATTATTCTTTAATTGGCAAATTTTCTATAACTTATATTTTTGAAGTTTTAGAAGCTTTATATCATTTAAAATATGGAACAAGAAAGTAG
- a CDS encoding metallophosphoesterase, producing the protein MEKRIFVISDLHGQFVLLQLLLDRIGFNDNDELYILGDIMDRGPNSIDIYYFVQAMDNIHMIKGNHEIMMRQSMQTALKYNDLDSERSNPYRLWKQNGAQKTVNSIREYLQKDCIPYEEYFDLKQMFIKEVIAFIDSLPSYIELDLNDKHYVLVHAGVDPEIPLEENNEDILAWIREYFYLNEANPNYTYIFGHTPCCFINDDHSFDIWHDPDYHNKIAIDGGLAVGNKGQLNCLCLTTGEVTVIKYEEGQPK; encoded by the coding sequence ATGGAAAAAAGAATATTTGTTATATCAGATCTTCATGGTCAATTTGTATTATTACAATTATTATTAGATCGCATTGGTTTTAATGATAATGATGAATTATATATATTAGGTGATATTATGGATCGTGGTCCTAATAGTATAGATATTTACTATTTTGTACAGGCAATGGATAATATTCATATGATTAAGGGTAACCATGAAATTATGATGCGTCAGTCTATGCAAACAGCATTGAAATATAATGATTTGGATTCAGAAAGATCAAATCCTTATCGTTTATGGAAACAAAATGGTGCACAGAAAACAGTGAATAGTATCAGAGAGTACCTTCAAAAAGATTGCATTCCTTATGAAGAATATTTTGATCTTAAACAAATGTTTATAAAAGAAGTTATTGCTTTTATTGATTCATTACCAAGTTATATAGAGTTAGATTTAAATGATAAACATTATGTTCTGGTTCATGCAGGTGTTGATCCAGAAATTCCTTTAGAAGAGAATAATGAGGATATACTTGCTTGGATTCGAGAATATTTCTACTTAAATGAAGCAAATCCTAATTATACATACATTTTTGGTCATACCCCTTGTTGTTTTATTAATGATGACCATTCATTTGATATATGGCATGATCCTGATTATCACAATAAGATTGCTATTGACGGGGGATTAGCAGTTGGAAATAAAGGACAGCTTAACTGTTTATGTTTAACAACAGGTGAAGTGACAGTCATCAAGTATGAGGAGGGGCAGCCTAAGTGA
- a CDS encoding type IV pilus twitching motility protein PilT: MDAKELLMDVVKRNASDVFIVAGSPCAVKIHGKIQKYNQEKLKPEDTEHLIREIYAIANKDDIDQFIRNGDDDFSFSIPGVGRFRVNVYRQRNSFAAVLRVVSFEMPDPIRLHIPEVIINLAQLKKGMVLLTGPAGSGKSTTLACIIDQINKTRDAHIITIEDPIEYLHTHNRSIVSQREVYHDTRDYISALKAALREAPEVILVGEMRDLETIDIAVTAAETGHLLFSSLHTIGAANTIDRMIDVFPSSQQQQIRVQLAMVLSAVISQQLVPSIDGKMIPVFEIMICNQAIRTLIREGKTHQIDNAIATNRNQNMITMDDSLLELYKHKQITKEVALMYATNPTFLINKL, from the coding sequence ATGGATGCTAAAGAATTGCTTATGGATGTGGTAAAACGAAATGCTTCTGATGTCTTTATAGTTGCTGGATCACCATGTGCTGTCAAGATTCATGGTAAAATTCAAAAATACAATCAGGAGAAATTGAAACCAGAGGATACAGAACACTTGATTAGAGAAATATATGCTATTGCCAATAAAGATGATATTGATCAATTTATTAGAAATGGAGACGATGATTTTTCATTTTCAATTCCTGGAGTTGGTAGATTTCGTGTAAATGTTTATCGTCAAAGAAACTCATTTGCTGCAGTTTTAAGGGTTGTTAGCTTTGAGATGCCAGATCCTATACGTTTGCATATTCCTGAAGTGATTATCAATTTAGCTCAACTCAAGAAAGGAATGGTTCTGCTTACTGGACCAGCAGGGAGTGGCAAGTCAACAACATTAGCATGTATTATTGATCAAATTAATAAAACACGCGATGCACATATTATAACAATTGAAGATCCAATTGAATATCTTCATACTCACAATCGCAGTATTGTATCTCAACGTGAAGTCTATCATGATACAAGGGATTACATTTCAGCTTTGAAAGCAGCATTAAGAGAAGCACCAGAGGTCATTTTAGTAGGTGAAATGAGAGATCTTGAGACTATTGACATTGCTGTGACTGCTGCTGAAACAGGCCATTTACTTTTCTCAAGTTTACATACAATTGGTGCTGCCAATACAATTGATCGTATGATTGATGTTTTCCCATCTTCACAACAGCAGCAAATAAGGGTACAGTTAGCTATGGTTTTGAGTGCAGTTATTTCACAACAATTAGTCCCTAGTATAGATGGGAAAATGATTCCTGTATTCGAAATTATGATCTGTAATCAAGCTATTAGAACATTAATAAGAGAAGGAAAAACACATCAGATTGATAATGCAATAGCAACAAATAGAAATCAAAATATGATAACAATGGATGATTCACTTTTAGAACTATACAAACACAAGCAAATAACAAAGGAAGTGGCATTAATGTATGCAACAAATCCCACTTTTTTGATAAATAAACTGTAA
- a CDS encoding BTAD domain-containing putative transcriptional regulator has translation MKMQDQIIYVTMFNNFTMNYNNIILGKDQMKSKKLFKLLVYLLYYHQRFISSEELIDILWYEDEVENPIAALKNLIYRLRTLLKQQLNLYDFVITGQGGYLINRQYTIEIDAYLFEKYNLELVSRHQENELYNKFLTLYTGYFLSDIDDYHILSLNAYYHTLYLSRVIDCAKLLKQQKKYTMMEKLAQGALAIDNFNEDLYIILIESLYLQQKYHESIETYRATTDLLYKTMGVQPSSKMRDLYEIIRQESHDEGHINDIQKDLTLENKEGAFFCEYGAFKDIYNMQMRMMDRLGICAHLCLITIKTSFLYTDLESEYIKKIMQKIQNALIHKLRTGDIVSRYSFNQFIVLLPACDFKNANMVMERVLNTVITSAIQKKMIIDISIEEVGLMSLKEA, from the coding sequence ATGAAGATGCAGGATCAGATTATATATGTCACAATGTTTAATAATTTTACTATGAATTATAACAATATCATTTTAGGAAAGGACCAAATGAAATCTAAAAAGCTTTTTAAACTGTTGGTTTATTTGCTTTATTATCATCAACGGTTTATTTCTTCAGAGGAATTAATAGATATTCTTTGGTACGAAGATGAAGTTGAAAATCCTATTGCTGCTTTAAAAAATCTTATTTATCGTTTACGTACACTTCTTAAACAGCAACTGAATTTGTATGATTTTGTAATAACAGGGCAAGGTGGATATTTAATTAATCGGCAATATACAATTGAAATTGATGCTTATCTGTTTGAAAAATATAATCTGGAATTGGTATCAAGACATCAGGAGAATGAGTTATACAACAAATTTTTAACACTTTATACAGGATATTTTTTATCTGACATTGATGATTATCATATTTTATCATTAAATGCCTACTATCATACGCTTTATTTATCTCGAGTCATAGATTGTGCAAAATTATTAAAACAACAGAAAAAATATACAATGATGGAAAAATTAGCACAAGGTGCCCTAGCAATTGACAATTTTAATGAGGATTTATACATTATTTTAATTGAGTCTCTGTATTTACAGCAAAAATATCATGAATCAATTGAAACATATCGTGCAACAACTGATTTATTATACAAAACAATGGGAGTTCAACCCTCTTCTAAAATGAGAGATTTATATGAAATTATTAGACAAGAAAGTCATGATGAGGGTCATATTAATGATATTCAAAAGGATTTGACCTTAGAGAATAAAGAGGGAGCATTTTTCTGTGAATATGGTGCATTTAAAGATATTTATAATATGCAAATGCGAATGATGGATAGATTAGGTATTTGTGCACATTTATGTTTAATAACAATAAAAACATCATTTCTCTATACGGATTTAGAAAGTGAGTATATCAAGAAAATCATGCAGAAAATTCAAAATGCTCTTATACATAAGCTCCGTACTGGTGATATTGTTTCACGTTACAGTTTTAATCAGTTTATTGTTTTATTACCAGCATGTGACTTTAAGAACGCAAATATGGTCATGGAAAGAGTACTAAACACTGTCATAACTTCAGCAATACAAAAAAAGATGATCATAGATATATCAATAGAAGAAGTGGGTTTAATGAGTTTAAAAGAAGCTTAA
- a CDS encoding type II secretion system F family protein, whose protein sequence is MRLSLEEKYQFSNQMAMILKAGLSVQQGIEMMQQDLENQNLKIALEAILGYMKEDAHLSLAIERTGMFDDYMVHLLKVGEVSGHIDDVMESLGEYYLRMDDMTSQLQQALTYPIILFIMMFVVVGVVVFQVLPIFENVLMSLGSHLSSFASRFMNFGQIFSMLGFMILGIFMIMIISFYVYAKKSHQDIMVMFVQKSWITKKIANHMNHAQLTYALSLFVSSGYDLQEAVHYTIELVDNSQLQNQLKQCYHDLEQGVSFVDAVSQHQIYKGMKLNMIQIGFQTGQVDAVMKTLSNHYQDEVSQSIAHFLNIIEPAIVTFLSVIVGVVLLSVMLPLVSIMSSL, encoded by the coding sequence ATGAGATTATCTTTAGAAGAAAAATATCAGTTTTCCAATCAGATGGCAATGATTTTAAAAGCAGGATTAAGTGTACAGCAGGGTATTGAAATGATGCAGCAAGATTTAGAGAATCAAAATCTAAAAATAGCATTAGAAGCTATTTTGGGTTATATGAAAGAAGATGCTCATTTAAGCCTAGCGATTGAAAGAACAGGAATGTTTGATGATTATATGGTTCATTTATTAAAAGTTGGAGAAGTGAGCGGACATATTGATGATGTTATGGAGTCGTTGGGTGAATATTATTTACGAATGGATGATATGACTTCTCAACTCCAGCAAGCTCTGACTTATCCTATTATTCTTTTTATAATGATGTTTGTTGTTGTGGGAGTTGTTGTTTTTCAAGTCTTACCTATTTTTGAAAATGTACTTATGAGCTTAGGAAGTCATTTGTCTTCTTTTGCAAGTCGGTTTATGAATTTTGGTCAAATATTTTCTATGTTAGGATTTATGATTTTAGGTATCTTTATGATTATGATCATTTCTTTTTATGTATATGCCAAAAAATCGCATCAAGATATTATGGTTATGTTTGTTCAAAAATCTTGGATAACCAAAAAAATTGCGAATCATATGAATCATGCACAATTGACTTATGCATTATCATTATTTGTTTCAAGTGGCTATGATTTACAGGAAGCAGTTCATTATACAATTGAATTAGTTGATAATTCTCAATTACAAAATCAGTTGAAACAATGTTATCATGATTTAGAACAAGGTGTTTCTTTTGTTGATGCTGTTTCACAACATCAAATCTATAAAGGAATGAAATTAAATATGATTCAGATTGGTTTCCAAACTGGTCAGGTAGATGCAGTTATGAAAACATTGTCTAATCATTATCAAGATGAAGTCAGTCAATCAATAGCTCACTTTTTAAATATTATAGAACCTGCTATAGTGACCTTTCTTTCAGTGATTGTTGGAGTTGTTTTATTATCAGTGATGTTGCCATTAGTCAGTATTATGTCTTCTTTGTAG
- the rnjA gene encoding ribonuclease J1, with protein sequence MADMPQKRSPQRRRTPYNRTKKSNIKNDSHTLDTKVFALGGLNEVGKNMYCIEHDDEIIIIDAGVKFAEDGLPGIDYVIPDYSYLKRNQKKIKALLITHGHEDHIGGIPFLLQVVHIPFIYASPLACAMIRRKLEERRLTQATKLVQIDNLYQIKTKHFNIGFFKTNHSIPESLGIIVNTPNGRVVATGDFKFDLTPVGDPADYQVMSFLGETGVTLLLSDSTNAEVPNFSISEKQVAYSVQEEFRKTEGRLIVATFASNVHRVQQIIDAAVKFNRKILVFGRSMENNIQVSRKLGYIKCPDRFFIKNEEAKRLPDNEICILCTGSQGEALAALSRIANGTHRQISIKSGDTVLFSSNPIPGNAGSVSKVINKLYRAGARVLTNEAINNLHTSGHASQEEQKLMLLLTRPKYFFPVHGEYRMLKIHAKLFEEVGLIKGNAFVLSNGDSILLRNEEARLGPRVHVDDIYVDGNDITGLSTAVLRDRQILSEDGMVSVLISMDSRAGCLLNKPIIMSRGFVYMKDSTEMIREAEMLVGKALTQLLKRKTTFGEIKNTIRDTLGPYFYQKTKRNPMIIPVIMNKKA encoded by the coding sequence ATGGCAGATATGCCTCAAAAACGTTCTCCTCAACGTAGAAGAACGCCTTATAATAGAACCAAGAAATCGAATATAAAAAATGATAGCCACACTTTAGATACAAAAGTCTTCGCACTAGGAGGACTTAATGAAGTCGGAAAGAACATGTACTGCATTGAACATGATGATGAAATCATTATTATAGATGCTGGTGTTAAATTCGCTGAAGATGGACTACCAGGAATAGATTATGTTATTCCAGATTATTCGTACTTAAAACGCAATCAAAAGAAAATTAAAGCTTTATTAATTACTCATGGACATGAAGATCATATTGGAGGAATTCCCTTCTTATTACAAGTTGTACACATTCCTTTCATCTATGCCTCACCACTAGCATGTGCTATGATTCGCAGAAAACTTGAAGAAAGACGTTTAACACAGGCAACAAAACTTGTACAAATTGATAATTTATATCAAATTAAAACAAAACACTTCAATATTGGTTTCTTTAAAACAAACCATTCTATTCCAGAATCTTTAGGGATTATTGTCAATACACCTAATGGTCGAGTTGTGGCTACTGGTGATTTTAAATTTGACTTAACACCAGTTGGTGATCCTGCTGATTATCAGGTGATGTCATTCTTAGGTGAGACTGGTGTCACTCTCTTGTTAAGTGATTCAACGAATGCTGAAGTCCCTAACTTTTCTATTAGTGAAAAGCAAGTTGCTTACAGTGTTCAAGAAGAATTTAGAAAGACAGAAGGTCGATTAATTGTTGCAACATTTGCATCAAACGTACATCGTGTTCAGCAGATTATTGATGCAGCAGTTAAATTCAATCGTAAGATTTTAGTATTTGGTCGTTCTATGGAAAACAATATTCAAGTATCCCGTAAACTTGGATATATTAAATGTCCTGATCGTTTCTTTATTAAAAATGAAGAAGCAAAAAGATTACCAGATAATGAAATTTGTATTTTATGTACTGGAAGCCAAGGTGAAGCACTTGCAGCTTTAAGCCGTATTGCTAATGGAACACATCGTCAGATTTCTATCAAATCAGGTGATACTGTTTTATTCTCATCAAATCCAATACCAGGGAACGCAGGGAGTGTCAGCAAAGTTATCAATAAACTTTATCGTGCTGGAGCTAGAGTCTTAACAAATGAAGCTATTAATAATCTTCATACATCAGGACATGCTTCACAAGAAGAACAAAAATTAATGTTGTTATTAACAAGACCTAAATATTTCTTCCCAGTTCATGGTGAATATCGTATGTTAAAAATTCATGCCAAACTCTTTGAAGAGGTGGGATTAATAAAAGGAAATGCTTTTGTGTTATCAAATGGTGATTCTATATTATTAAGAAATGAAGAAGCACGTTTAGGACCACGTGTTCATGTTGATGATATTTATGTTGATGGAAATGATATTACTGGTTTATCAACCGCTGTTTTACGTGATCGTCAAATCTTAAGTGAAGATGGAATGGTTTCTGTTCTTATTTCAATGGATTCAAGAGCTGGATGCCTTTTAAACAAACCAATTATCATGTCACGTGGATTTGTCTATATGAAAGATAGCACTGAAATGATAAGAGAAGCAGAAATGCTTGTTGGTAAAGCGCTAACGCAACTTCTAAAAAGAAAGACGACCTTTGGTGAAATTAAAAATACAATTAGAGATACTCTTGGCCCTTACTTTTATCAAAAAACAAAACGTAATCCAATGATTATCCCTGTTATCATGAACAAAAAAGCATGA
- a CDS encoding transglutaminase-like domain-containing protein — MKKVFLLMLTLSCFLFGCSSQKDVKEYPSDYPDSSGYGIDDIYYPDNSGQKILSSDIANVNYSHIDQGYVTASLNHKSEQKIKLLIRKGEKSYYYDLINQNPVAFPLQMGNGKYYLGIYENVEGDNYAMKKSLTLDVQIKDELSPFLYPNQLVDYQPGDKITSIAIDIVKKDKNDLQRIQNIYNYVVDNITYDDEKAVEATQKYLIPNLNNIIKNKTGICFDYASMMVAMLRINHIPARLICGDTDVEYHAWVEVYIEGEGWINPDIFMDKGTWTRMDPTFASSKFDYNGKYQAIYYY; from the coding sequence ATGAAAAAAGTTTTTTTGTTGATGTTAACATTATCCTGTTTCCTTTTTGGATGTAGTTCGCAAAAAGATGTAAAAGAATATCCGAGTGATTATCCTGATTCTTCAGGTTATGGAATTGATGATATTTATTATCCAGATAATTCAGGACAAAAAATTTTGTCTTCAGATATTGCAAACGTAAATTATTCACATATAGATCAAGGTTATGTTACTGCTTCGCTTAATCATAAAAGTGAGCAGAAAATAAAGTTATTAATTCGTAAAGGTGAAAAAAGTTATTATTATGATTTAATCAATCAGAATCCTGTTGCTTTTCCACTGCAGATGGGAAATGGTAAATATTATTTAGGTATATATGAAAATGTTGAAGGTGATAACTATGCTATGAAAAAATCACTTACATTAGATGTTCAAATAAAAGATGAACTTTCTCCATTTTTATATCCTAATCAATTGGTTGACTATCAGCCAGGTGATAAGATTACTTCAATAGCTATAGATATAGTGAAAAAGGATAAAAATGATCTGCAACGGATTCAAAATATCTATAATTATGTTGTAGATAATATAACATATGACGATGAAAAGGCAGTGGAAGCAACTCAAAAATATTTAATCCCAAATCTAAACAATATTATAAAAAATAAAACAGGTATTTGTTTTGATTATGCTTCTATGATGGTAGCTATGCTAAGAATAAACCATATACCTGCGCGTTTAATTTGTGGTGATACAGATGTGGAATATCATGCCTGGGTAGAAGTTTATATAGAAGGTGAAGGATGGATTAATCCAGATATCTTTATGGATAAAGGAACTTGGACGAGAATGGATCCCACTTTTGCAAGTTCAAAATTTGATTATAATGGTAAGTATCAAGCTATTTATTATTACTAA
- a CDS encoding DUF11 domain-containing protein, with product MAINRIENTAQIISDCLVIDSNTVETIVRIPPTIYKEVDKCEACVGDILTYTITIRNNSLCPLKNIVFNDRIPYGTDYILNTFEVDDVPQVPSIDDYTLYYTIPTIEPMGTVVIRFQVQVRE from the coding sequence ATGGCAATTAATAGAATTGAAAATACTGCACAAATTATATCTGACTGTTTGGTTATTGATAGCAATACAGTAGAAACAATTGTGAGAATACCACCAACAATCTATAAAGAAGTTGATAAATGTGAAGCATGTGTAGGAGACATTTTGACTTATACAATCACAATTAGGAATAATTCATTATGCCCACTTAAGAATATTGTCTTTAATGATCGCATTCCATATGGTACAGATTATATATTGAACACATTTGAAGTTGATGATGTGCCTCAAGTTCCATCAATTGATGATTACACATTATATTACACAATACCAACTATTGAACCAATGGGTACAGTTGTAATTCGATTCCAAGTACAAGTGAGAGAGTAA
- a CDS encoding DUF4860 domain-containing protein, translating to MSRHHHIHILLSLTLFLLFVLGSFFVVAYEIKGYQKLNEQCLLEDDLNIPLAYLNTKLKAMDEKGAISVVSIQGRKCLKMVTTKTATYIYYLNGYLKELYTDLDYLPSLDEGTNLFILDDFQIDRQENLYTFIVKKEQYQKRLSVYLHA from the coding sequence ATGAGTAGGCATCATCATATACATATATTATTATCATTAACATTATTCTTACTGTTTGTCCTTGGTTCATTCTTTGTTGTAGCATATGAGATTAAAGGGTATCAAAAGTTAAATGAACAATGTCTTTTAGAAGATGATTTGAATATACCATTAGCTTATTTAAATACAAAGTTGAAGGCAATGGATGAAAAAGGGGCTATTTCAGTTGTATCTATACAAGGCAGAAAATGTTTGAAAATGGTTACTACGAAAACAGCAACTTATATATATTATCTCAATGGATACTTGAAGGAATTATATACAGATTTAGATTATCTTCCTTCTTTAGATGAAGGAACAAATTTATTTATTCTTGATGATTTTCAGATAGATAGACAAGAGAATTTATATACTTTTATAGTTAAGAAAGAGCAGTATCAAAAAAGGTTATCAGTTTATTTACATGCTTAG
- a CDS encoding metallophosphoesterase — MKKLKLIRRLILLLIVFGLFFTAYYTYAISPNDYTFSTYNYVNKDVTSALNGFKIAYISDTNLTDKESVSRLKKMIDKLNSYPFDMVIFGGDLYDGAIVESKDVSAALKSIECKYGKFAILGEKDNSSSLEVTQILNDGGFEVLENTARTIHYKEASFLLLACHQDTDISSLKGDTKTIKIGITHQPDSFQNHKGKLDLQLSGHSYGGSIYIPYYGALLAPDNAKIYNHGIYEESNSVLLVSNGFHGPASFPYKFLARNEINFITLNTSSNSQ; from the coding sequence ATGAAAAAACTAAAATTGATAAGACGATTAATACTCTTGTTAATCGTCTTTGGTTTATTCTTTACTGCTTATTATACATATGCTATTTCACCAAATGATTACACTTTTTCCACATATAACTATGTCAACAAAGATGTAACATCGGCACTTAATGGTTTTAAAATTGCATATATATCAGATACAAATCTCACAGATAAAGAGAGCGTGAGCAGACTCAAGAAAATGATTGACAAACTCAATAGTTATCCCTTTGATATGGTTATTTTTGGTGGTGATTTATATGATGGAGCAATTGTTGAATCTAAAGATGTCTCTGCTGCTTTAAAAAGTATTGAATGCAAATATGGTAAATTTGCTATATTAGGAGAAAAAGATAATTCTTCATCATTAGAAGTGACACAAATCCTCAATGATGGTGGCTTTGAGGTGCTTGAAAACACAGCACGAACAATCCATTATAAAGAAGCCAGTTTTCTTCTTCTTGCATGTCATCAAGATACCGATATCTCCTCGCTGAAAGGAGATACCAAAACTATAAAAATTGGTATAACACATCAGCCAGATAGTTTTCAAAATCACAAAGGTAAACTTGATTTACAATTATCTGGACATAGTTACGGCGGTTCAATTTATATACCTTATTATGGTGCTTTACTTGCTCCTGATAATGCCAAAATATATAATCATGGAATTTATGAAGAATCAAATTCAGTTTTACTTGTCTCTAATGGTTTCCATGGACCTGCATCATTTCCATATAAGTTTCTTGCAAGAAATGAAATTAATTTTATTACTTTAAATACAAGTAGCAACTCCCAATAG
- a CDS encoding DegV family protein, which produces MKVAILTDSNSGITQDEANKLGVFVLPMPFTIDGQEYKEDINLSQEEFYDKLMNNAEVFTSQPAVGEVTQLFDNILKDYDQIVHIPMSSGLSGSCQTALMLAEEDEYKGKVYVVDSQRISVTQKYDVLDALELSKQGKNAKEIHDILMENKLNATIYITVNTLEYLKKGGRITAAAAALGGLLKIKPILTIQGEKLDSYQKTRTMAKANKIMIDATMKDIKERIDPDTENMDNARIMVAYTYDRDQALELKKQVEEAFPNHEVICDPLSLSVACHIGPHSLAVAACKKII; this is translated from the coding sequence ATGAAAGTCGCTATATTGACTGATAGTAATAGTGGTATCACTCAAGACGAAGCCAATAAACTCGGCGTTTTCGTCCTACCTATGCCTTTTACTATTGATGGTCAAGAATATAAAGAAGATATCAATCTCTCACAAGAGGAGTTTTATGATAAATTAATGAATAATGCGGAAGTATTTACTTCTCAACCAGCAGTTGGTGAAGTCACTCAACTTTTTGATAATATTTTAAAAGATTATGATCAGATTGTACACATTCCAATGTCTAGTGGTCTAAGTGGTTCGTGTCAAACAGCATTGATGTTAGCAGAAGAAGATGAATACAAAGGAAAAGTTTATGTTGTTGATTCTCAACGTATTTCTGTAACTCAAAAATATGATGTCCTTGATGCATTAGAACTCTCTAAACAGGGAAAGAACGCCAAAGAAATTCATGACATTTTAATGGAAAATAAATTAAATGCAACAATTTATATTACAGTCAATACCTTAGAATATTTAAAAAAGGGTGGAAGAATTACTGCTGCAGCTGCAGCATTAGGTGGATTATTAAAGATTAAGCCAATTTTGACTATTCAGGGTGAAAAATTAGATTCTTACCAAAAGACACGCACAATGGCAAAAGCAAATAAAATTATGATTGATGCTACAATGAAAGATATCAAAGAAAGAATTGATCCAGATACAGAAAATATGGATAATGCACGTATTATGGTTGCCTATACTTATGATAGAGATCAAGCCCTTGAATTAAAAAAACAAGTCGAGGAAGCATTTCCAAATCACGAAGTGATATGCGATCCGCTTTCCTTAAGTGTGGCTTGTCATATTGGTCCACATTCTCTAGCAGTGGCAGCTTGTAAAAAAATTATTTAG